A single genomic interval of Celeribacter indicus harbors:
- the tilS gene encoding tRNA lysidine(34) synthetase TilS, giving the protein MGEVTAQRAMLRHFVAQAFSYDKPDHLAVAVSGGGDSIALLHLLAEWAAEERVRLQAVTVDHGLRPEAAEEARFAAEVAQGLKVKHTTLAWGGWRGEGNLQDAARRARYRLMADWAKGQGIGTIALAHTADDQAETFFMRLSRASGIDGLTGMQRRRMADGIAWVRPLLMQERAELRAYLREMRQPWIDDPSNEDEAFDRVKARRAMAALAPLGIDAHVVGRVMDHLSQVRSALDFATHDHALSCVREDRGDLIIGRRAFSEAAPEVNRRLIAHALRWIASADYGPRGMKLQEFLSAMLRGRDATLHGVRLLGGKESFRLTREHAAVAGTRGVPGALWDGRWRIEGVEGEGLIVRALGQDGLLQIGELPADAPPRETLSASPAVFAGNTLVAAPLVGFGPATARLQNGRGDFFTTLLSH; this is encoded by the coding sequence ATGGGCGAGGTCACGGCACAACGGGCGATGCTCCGGCATTTCGTGGCGCAGGCCTTTTCCTATGACAAGCCCGACCATCTTGCCGTCGCCGTTTCCGGCGGCGGCGATTCCATTGCGCTGCTGCACCTTCTGGCGGAATGGGCCGCAGAGGAGCGCGTGCGGCTCCAGGCGGTGACGGTGGATCACGGGCTGCGCCCGGAGGCGGCGGAGGAGGCGCGTTTCGCCGCGGAGGTCGCGCAGGGGCTGAAGGTGAAGCACACGACGCTCGCCTGGGGCGGCTGGCGCGGAGAGGGCAACCTCCAGGATGCCGCCCGCCGCGCCCGCTACCGGCTCATGGCCGACTGGGCGAAGGGGCAGGGGATCGGCACCATCGCGCTCGCCCACACGGCGGACGACCAGGCGGAGACCTTCTTCATGCGCCTGTCGCGGGCCTCGGGCATCGACGGGCTCACCGGCATGCAGCGGCGGCGCATGGCGGACGGGATCGCCTGGGTCCGCCCGTTGCTGATGCAGGAGCGCGCGGAACTGCGCGCCTATCTGCGGGAGATGCGTCAGCCCTGGATCGACGATCCTTCCAACGAGGACGAGGCGTTCGACCGGGTGAAGGCGCGCCGGGCCATGGCCGCGCTCGCACCGCTCGGGATCGACGCCCATGTCGTCGGCCGGGTGATGGATCACCTCTCGCAGGTGCGCTCCGCCCTCGATTTCGCGACTCACGATCATGCGCTGTCCTGCGTGCGCGAGGATCGCGGCGACCTCATCATCGGCCGGCGCGCCTTTTCCGAGGCGGCGCCGGAGGTCAACCGCCGTCTCATCGCCCATGCGCTGCGGTGGATCGCCTCGGCGGATTACGGCCCACGCGGCATGAAGCTCCAGGAATTCCTCTCCGCGATGCTGCGCGGACGCGACGCGACGCTCCACGGTGTGCGGCTTCTGGGCGGCAAGGAGAGCTTTCGGCTGACGCGCGAACATGCCGCGGTGGCCGGGACACGGGGCGTGCCCGGCGCGCTCTGGGACGGGCGCTGGCGGATTGAAGGCGTTGAGGGCGAAGGATTAATCGTGCGTGCGCTGGGTCAGGACGGGCTTTTGCAGATCGGCGAACTGCCCGCGGACGCGCCCCCGCGCGAGACGCTGTCGGCCTCGCCGGCCGTGTTTGCCGGAAACACGCTCGTCGCGGCCCCTCTCGTCGGGTTCGGTCCCGCCACCGCACGGCTCCAGAACGGCCGCGGCGACTTTTTCACGACCCTTTTATCGCATTGA